Proteins from one Podospora pseudoanserina strain CBS 124.78 chromosome 1, whole genome shotgun sequence genomic window:
- a CDS encoding hypothetical protein (EggNog:ENOG503NXTW; COG:M) produces MEVLGAILGVSTIVVRTSSTVYSLVDTWREAPEGLHRLLDDLRRSQQFFEETEAGLREMYLGLSEEALKSASFASVAEMLVGLFEDATVVIGRIEKVIENIIDGDGLESGEWKPEDLGKRRKLAWLRQSTTVAGLRKSLKSATLAIYRLLVVQNIRVSLGIGAAVERSTAELKSHISHALASEIMPEVVSKVEELRTNMLSEVRDPILRQMARLEDCLASLRQSNDRAMKNEGIEARNTYPQAPCNRHRQRRRRCDFHCPCRCHVIANYSLQYNTWKLSLFGLVVRVSGGSIGGECTSQACVNTNLPRAKEVMLHYNCPNWLYRGGISAFFSSNMHGTPELNIRMFNRLETGTPGTATNIFGCIERGNVEGVRQLLQDKRASVYDVRGNTDETPLLAALYRVNIPMIRLLLQAGADPFAEADRDPKVLYEAIQIHLSGRPGSHELIELIPAFESIQLSPLHLIVSGVLHANLEEALGKPEYLSYLNHVDPESTWSPLDMAAFKGDTEAASKLLKAGASVSLKKKHGTPPLFQACWFSHYEVAKLLVEAGADVNAVIDDRGTTPIICAVNAIGHAVDGRIVSLLRQHGADVNCETWRGATPLCFAASRTSPNAVTLLVEHGANVNHVDKDGDTPLIYAVFYSRHENVRILLERGSDYRYKNRDGKSILHYLAAVADVEMLKIFTDAKMRGLADDLDGGQKMKTPIEIFNQRESTAELRQAFNELLESISKDDEEESEGSDEFCDAVEEL; encoded by the exons ATGGAGGTCCTAGGGGCTATCCTCGGAGTCTCAACCATTGTTGTCCGCACCTCATCCACGGTTTACTCCCTCGTCGACACCTGGCGCGAGGCACCCGAAGGCCTCCACCGCTTGCTTGATGACCTCCGGCGTTCGCAGCAATTTTTTGAGGAGACAGAAGCAGGGCTGAGGGAGATGTATCTTGGGTTATCAGAGGAGGCTCTCAAGTCGGCATCGTTTGCGTCTGTTGCTGAGATGCTGGTCGGGCTCTTTGAAGACGCGACTGTGGTTATTGGGAGGATTGAGAAGGTGATTGAGAATATTATCGATGGAGATGGGCTGGAGAGCGGGGAGTGGAAGCCGGAAGATCtagggaagaggaggaagttggccTGGTTGAGACAAAGTACCACGGTAGCTGGTTTGAGAAAGAGCTTGAAGAGCGCTACGCTAGCGATCTATCGATTGTTGGTTGTGCAGAATAT cCGGGTGTCTCTTGGTATCGGCGCGGCGGTTGAACGGTCGACAGCTGAGCTCAAGTCCCACATTTCTCATGCTTTGGCGAGCGAGATAATGCCAGAGGTGGTCTCCAAGGTCGAAGAGCTGAGAACCAATATGTTGTCCGAAGTGAGAGATCCAATTCTTCGACAGATGGCGAGATTGGAGGATTGTCTTGCCAGCCTGCGACAGTCGAACGATCGTGCTATGAAAAATGAAGGCATCGAAGCACGAAACACATATCCGCAGGCCCCATGTAACCGCCACCGTcaacgtcgtcgtcgctgcGATTTCCATTGTCCCTGTCGATGTCACGTAATAGCGAACTATTCGCTACAGTACAACACCTGGAAGTTGTCATTATTCGGCCTGGTGGTTAGAGTGTCTGGTGGCTCTATCGGCGGAGAATGCACGTCTCAGGCTTGTGTCAACACAAACTTGCCCCGGGCTAAAGAGGTCATGCTACACTACAACTGCCCGAACTGGCTATACCGAGGAGGCATATCAGCCTTCTTTTCAAGCAATATGCATGGCACACCCGAGTTAAACATCCGCATGTTCAACCGTCTGGAAACTGGAACACCGGGCACGGCCACAAACATCTTTGGTTGCATTGAAAGAGGGAATGTCGAAGGGGTCAGACAATTACTTCAAGACAAGCGTGCATCTGTATACGACGTTCGAGGCAATACCGACGAGACCCCATTGCTCGCAGCGCTTTATAGGGTCAACATCCCCATGATTCGACTTCTATTACAAGCAGGGGCTGACCCATTCGCTGAGGCTGACAGGGACCCCAAGGTCCTATACGAAGCGATTCAGATACACCTGTCCGGCAGACCTGGGTCCCATGAGCTCATAGAGTTGATACCCGCCTTCGAAAGTATTCAGTTATCTCCTTTACACCTTATTGTCAGCGGAGTGCTACACGCGAATCTTGAAGAAGCTCTCGGCAAGCCGGAGTACCTCTCCTACTTGAACCATGTTGATCCGGAGAGCACATGGAGCCCACTTGATATGGCAGCATTTAAGGGAGACACAGAAGCCGCCTCGAAACTCCTGAAGGCGGGCGCGTCGGTATCGTTGAAAAAGAAACACGGGACGCCACCCCTATTTCAAGCATGTTGGTTCAGCCACTACGAAGTAGCCAAACTGCTTGTTGAGGCCGGTGCAGATGTGAACGCGGTCATTGATGATCGCGGCACAACACCAATCATTTGTGCTGTAAACGCAATAGGGCATGCCGTTGACGGTAGGATCGTGTCATTGCTCAGGCAACATGGCGCTGATGTCAATTGCGAGACATGGAGAGGCGCGACACCTCTCTGTTTTGCCGCTTCGCGAACGAGCCCAAATGCAGTAACTTTACTCGTCGAGCATGGTGCTAATGTCAATCATGTTGACAAGGATGGTGACACACCCCTCATCTATGCTGTCTTCTACTCGCGGCATGAAAACGTCAGAATTCTACTTGAGCGCGGTAGTGATTATCGCTATAAAAACCGAGACGGGAAGAGTATTCTTCACTACTTGGCGGCAGTTGCCGATGTCGAGATGCTCAAAATCTTTACAGACGCCAAGATGCGGGGGCTTGCTGATGATCTGGACGGCGGtcagaagatgaagacgcCCATTGAAATCTTCAACCAGCGAGAGTCGACAGCAGAGCTTCGTCAGGCGTTTAATGAGCTGCTGGAAAGTATTAGCaaagacgatgaagaagaatCTGAGGGAAGTGATGAGTTTTGTGATGCTGTTGAAGAGCTATAG
- a CDS encoding hypothetical protein (EggNog:ENOG503NV31; COG:O; MEROPS:MER0000928): MKFWAAVAAVSLLTATEAAAAPQVLQANPSDVKSRNIEGRSFKLAQIKNVHFNQHGKGPRALAAVYEKYDIELPETLLTVLRQILLDIGFDLRARSLMSARTPDNATAPYNNNTGQGEVTATPIPFDVEYLTPVDIGNPPQTLPLCFDTGSSDLWVFSSNTPVSQQGGQKLFHIDNSTSAQKLQNHTWSIRYGDGSGSSGEVYLDTVDVGGIKVENQAVETANQVSSSFTRDEHSSGILGLGFQPINMVRPNKQKTFIDNALKSLAMPLFTANIRKAAEGNYNFGFIDETEYLGNLTMIPVDAASGYWKFKGTAFSTGFNGTNSAISDIVVPLEHPAIADTGTTLLMIPEAIVQAYYRQVANAYDSKIYGGWVFPCNSTLPDLTLYISSYKAVIPGELINFAPADLDDPATATICYGGVQSSRGFPFAIYGNVFFKAHWTMFHVEEKKLGFAPRSGE; encoded by the exons ATGAAGTTCTGGGCTGCGGTCGCTGCGGTGTCCCTCTTGACTGCGactgaggctgctgctgctcctcaggTCCTCCAGGCGAATCCGTCTGATGTCAAGTCTCGCAACATTGAGGGCCGCTCATTCAAGCTCGCCCAGATCAAGAATGTACATTTCAACCAGCACGGCAAAGGCCCCAGGGCCCTCGCTGCCGTCTACGAAAAATACGATATCGAACTTCCCGAGACCCTTCTTACGGTGCTGCGCCAGATTCTCTTGGACATCGGCTTTGACCTGCGGGCTAGGTCATTAATGTCCGCCCGTACTCCCGACAACGCCACAGCACCTTATAACAACAACACGGGGCAGGGAGAGGTGACTGCTACTCCCATCCCCTTCGACGTCGAGTACTTGACCCCGGTGGATATTGGGAACCCTCCTCAGACGCTCCCCCTTTGCTTCGACACGGGATCCTCTGATCTGTGGGTGTTCAGCAGCAACACGCCCGTGTCTCAGCAAGGTGGACAGAAGTTGTTCCACATCGACAACAGCACGTCGGCACAAAAGCTCCAGAACCACACTTGGTCCATTCGTTATGGTGACGGCAGTGGTTCATCCGGCGAGGTCTACCTTGACACGGTCGACGTGGGGGGTATCAAGGTGGAGAATCAGGCGGTAGAGACCGCTAACCAGGTTTCCTCGTCCTTCACCCGCGATGAGCATTCCTCGGGTATCTTGGGACTTGGCTTCCAGCCCATCAACATGGTCCGCCCGAACAAGCAGAAGACGTTCATTGACAACGCCTTGAAGTCGCTGGCCATGCCCCTTTTCACCGCTAACATCCGCAAGGCAGCGG AGGGCAACTACAACTTCGGCTTCATTGACGAGACCGAGTACCTCGGCAACCTCACCATGATCCCCGTCGACGCCGCCAGCGGCTACTGGAAGTTCAAGGGCACGGCCTTTTCCACCGGGTTCAACGGCACAAACAGCGCCATCTCGGACATTGTCGTTCCTCTCGAGCACCCTGCCATTGCTGACACGGGCACCACTCTCCTTATGATTCCCGAGGCCATCGTCCAGGCCTATTACCGCCAGGTTGCGAATGCTTACGACTCCAAGATCTACGGCGGCTGGGTCTTCCCTTGCAACTCCACCTTGCCAGATCTTACTCTGTACATTAGCAGCTACAAGGCTGTGATTCCCGGTGAACTGATCAACTTTGCCCCGGCTGATTTGGATGACCCTGCTACTGCAACCATCTGCTATGGTGGTGTTCAGAGCTCGAGGGGCTTCCCTTTTGCCATTTATGGAAATGTTTTCTTCAAGGCTCACTGGACCATGTTTCatgttgaggagaagaagctggggtTTGCGCCCAGGAGCGGAGAGTAG
- a CDS encoding hypothetical protein (COG:D; MEROPS:MER0215799; EggNog:ENOG503Q3MF) — translation MVRELPREIDSCIGSYTHLRDFPRQDEALHMLKRIASVVKPIMRARHWKVGQLCEFYPDQYNLLGLNYNRGQRILLRLRYAGDRNQFLPFEQVMDTMLHELSHIIHGPHDQVFHALWNQLREELEGLFMKGYTGEGFLSKGHKLGGQVPYSEIQRITRIEAERRKAEKEASKKGAGHKLGGSKPAPGRNIRKIIADTVERRNRTDKGCGNENRNEEEIRQISETWRRNGFKTQAEEDAANEAAIAQALWELVQEDEKRKYGSSYVPPTAENPYGNGGGTLINGEGSSSNTYRPPQRPNSYYPPQQQPNTTTTTYPPPSSRSRPTSTPVSKGTITEYYSPQPAPRPPVIGDGFAGGPTYYPPPTNPPDHHRQFPSQPGHYHHHHHHHQQLPQSSDRLPPPLSDKDAYWECPRCTYHNSLQRPQNCEMCAAPGPALDPSSSRPPRPQQQQEVVDLTSSSSPPLPPRKRHTSRSNPPEQPNPRRSSRNPFRNSTSASSSTTTITKRNSSSAPSKPQPSYWGCSYCGNRMESQWWTCNVCGKMKDKS, via the exons ATGGTTCGCGAACTCCCCAGGGAGATAGATTCCTGCATCGGCTCTTATACCCATCTTCGTGACTTTCCCCGCCAAGATGAAGCCCTCCACATGCTCAAGCGGATCGCCTCCGTTGTCAAGCCCATAATGAGAGCTCGACATTGGAAAGTAGGGCAACTATGCGAGTTTTACCCAGATCAGtacaacctcctcggcctaAACTACAACAGGGGGCAGCGAATCCTCCTCCGACTTCGATATGCCGGAGACAGGAATCAATTCTTGCCTTTTGAGCAAGTCATGGACACCATGCTTCACGAACTCTCTCACATCATCCACGGCCCCCACGACCAGGTCTTTCATGCACTATGGAACCAGCTCAGAGAAGAACTGGAGGGTCTGTTTATGAAGGGTTACACAGGCGAGGGTTTCCTATCCAAGGGCCACAAGCTGGGCGGCCAAGTGCCATATTCCGAAATCCAACGCATAACTCGCATTGAAGCCGAAAGACGCAAGGCAGAAAAGGAAGCAAGCAAAAAGGGGGCCGGTCACAAACTAGGCGGCTCAAAGCCAGCCCCAGGTCGGAACATCAGGAAAATCATCGCCGATACTGTCGAGCGACGAAACCGCACCGACAAGGGTTGTGGAAACGAGAACCGCAACGAGGAGGAAATCCGCCAAATATCCGAGACCTGGAGGCGAAACGGCTTCAAGACCCAAGCCGAGGAAGACGCAGCCAACGAAGCAGCCATTGCCCAAGCCCTCTGGGAACTCGTCCAAGAAGACGAAAAGCGGAAATACGGCAGCTCTTACGTTCCACCTACAGCTGAAAATCCATACGGCAATGGCGGAGGAACTCTCATCAACGGCGAAGGCTCAAGCAGCAACACTTACCGCCCGCCACAACGACCAAACAGCTACtatccaccacaacaacaaccaaacaccaccaccaccacctaccccccaccctcttcccGCTCCCgtccaacctcaaccccagTATCCAAAGGCACAATAACAGAGTACTActccccccaaccagcccCCCGTCCCCCAGTAATCGGCGACGGATTCGCCGGTGGCCCGACATActacccaccccccaccaacccgccagaccaccaccgccagttCCCCTCACAACCCGgccactaccaccaccaccaccaccaccaccagcagctaCCCCAATCATCCGAccgtctcccccctcctctctccgACAAAGATGCCTACTGGGAGTGTCCAAGATGTACCTACCACAACTCCCTCCAGCGCCCCCAAAACTGCGAGATGTGCGCTGCTCCCGGCCCGGCTCTTgatccttcctcttccag acCACCCcgaccacaacagcaacaagaagtAGTagacctcacctcctcctccagcccgcccctcccaccccgcaAGAGACACACGTCGCgcagcaacccccccgaGCAGCCAAACCCGcgaaggagcagcaggaacCCGTTTAGGAATAGCACATCCGCTTCGAGCAGTAcgaccaccatcaccaaaaggAACTCGAGTTCGGCGCCGTCAAAACCTCAACCGTCATATTGGGGGTGTTCGTACTGCGGGAACAGGATGGAAAGCCAGTGGTGGACTTGCAATGTCTGCGGGAAGATGAAGGATAAATCCTAA
- the CSH3 gene encoding Protein csh3 (EggNog:ENOG503P2BZ; COG:S) produces the protein MKLDPNKTTMSQNYRGSGSFATFLIIGPVCFFLGILFASFPYDFPLLWSPNPITPLHISQIETHLRFMHAAPPLISRLLHMIIAVGFLGFFTKLYRAAESNFLFDGGSLLLYLIAAGVYITNVVTPMNALAEQLEGEGGEKFAVHNGPLTGEVELTREESLRVLSASHTILAFVLVGVLVLQAGQWYAEKREREDYAAWVARGEPVEVMDSDEEQEKEEERGEGKKDV, from the exons ATGAAACTCGATCCCAATAAAACCACCATGTCCCAAAACTACCGCGGCTCCGGCTCCTTCGCGACCTTTCTCATCATAGGCC cgGTCTGCTTCTTTTTAGGAatcctcttcgcctccttcccctacgacttccccctcctctggtcccccaaccccatcacccccctccacatctCCCAGATCGAAACCCACCTCCGCTTCATGCACGCCGCCCCCCCTTTGatctcccgcctcctccacatgATCATCGCCGTCGGCTTCCTCGGTTTTTTCACCAAGCTCTACCGCGCCGCCGAGTCCAACTTTTTGTTTGATGGCGGCTCCCTGTTGCTCTATCTCATCGCTGCGGGGGTGTACATCACCAACGTAGTCACGCCAATGAATGCGCTCGCCGAGCAGCtagagggtgagggcggaGAGAAGTTTGCTGTTCACAACGGACCGctgacgggggaggtggagctgacgagggaggagagcttgAGGGTGCTGAGCGCGAGTCATACTATTTTGGCGTTTGTGctggtgggggtgttggtgctgcAGGCGGGGCAGTGGTATgcagagaagagggagagggaggattaTGCGGCGTgggtggcgaggggggaGCCGGTCGAGGTGATGGATTCGgatgaggagcaggagaaggaggaggagaggggggaggggaagaaggatgtTTGA
- a CDS encoding hypothetical protein (COG:C; EggNog:ENOG503NWNE), with translation MPHTIQGKTIGNIGFGLMGLTWRPQPATNQEAIAAIREAVLNNMTYLNGGEFYGPPTHNSLTLLKAYYAQYPQDQDKILLNIKGCITPSFEVDSSPAGVAESVARSVEQIGGKGLIDQFEPARRDPKVEIEDTVAALQREVEKGNIRGISLSEVSAATIRRAAKVAKIESVEVELSLWQTEPLENGVLEACAELGIVVLAYSPLGRGMLTGQIKGWEDIPEGDYRRGLPRFQPEVFGKNMELVKEVQRLAERKGLTAAQIAINWVLALSRRPGMPVIIPIPGASKPERVRENAVEVELSEEDMREIETVLKTFEVVGERYNEHGMKMLGDEY, from the coding sequence ATGCCCCACACAATCCAAGGCAAAACCATCGGCAACATCGGCTTCGGCCTCATGGGCCTGACCTGGCgcccccagccagccaccaaccaagaagccatcgccgccatccgcGAAGCCGTCCTCAACAACATGACCTACCTCAACGGCGGCGAATTCTACGGCCCCCCCACCCacaactccctcaccctcctcaaggcCTACTACGCCCAATACCCCCAGGACCAGGACaagatcctcctcaacatcaaaggctgcatcaccccctcctttgaAGTCGACAGCTCCCCCGCCGGCGTCGCCGAATCAGTCGCGCGCTCTGTCGAGCAGATTGGTGGCAAGGGGCTAATCGATCAGTTCGAGCCAGCGAGAAGAGATCCCAAGGTTGAGATCGAGGACACGGTGGCTGCGCtgcagagggaggtggaaaaggggaatATCCGTGGGATTTCCCTTAGTGAGGTCAGCGCCGCGACGATCAGACGCGCGGCAAAGGTGGCAAAGATTGAGAGTGTGGAGGTTGAGTTGAGCTTGTGGCAGACGGAGCCGTTGGAGAATGGGGTTCTGGAGGCGTGCGCGGAGTTGGGGATTGTGGTTTTGGCTTATAGCcctttggggagggggatgttgacTGGCCAGAtcaaggggtgggaggatatCCCTGAGGGTGACTACCGGCGGGGACTGCCGAGGTTTCAGCCGGAGGTGTTTGGGAAGAACATGGAACTGGTCAAGGAGGTGCagaggttggcggagaggaagggtTTGACGGCGGCGCAGATTGCGATTAACTGGGTGCTGGCTCTGTCGAGGAGGCCGGGGATGCCGGTGATTATCCCTATTCCGGGGGCGTCGAAGccggagagggtgagggagaatgcggtggaggtggagttGAGCGAGGAGGATATGAGGGAGATTGAGACGGTGCTGAAGACttttgaggtggtgggggagaggtatAATGAGCATGGGATGAAGATGTTGGGGGATGAGTATTAG
- a CDS encoding hypothetical protein (EggNog:ENOG503P3AY; COG:S) encodes MQNDATGLLPATKDQLEIKQANPGSILQLVKSALAASQGSRVSFNASLQKSQYGGALTPLTVPPASLCPAPAALPFGKLCRATIDSDSLLQKTLPRETHRIMAQRADTSSSPAATSPAAPQPLSREGRTLPGRQPLMRKKSAQDRINEILEGARERAESYGPDTSPGNLSPRLQPLLDSSLRGLNYLSNNASPRTGSPRLSPSIPEENGVGNIDGAVTAQPQQQHIHYYNGTQTNHSTRRRSTRQSAQEQGRSASQADDGTTGRRHGEEEEEGGWKKTLKYFKSIELENKGSVARDHLALERTFLAWLRTSLAFASIGIAITQLFRLNTSLADDDHQSYTLRHLGKPLGSTFLAVSILILFLGYNRYLESQAWVIKGKFPASRGTIILVSFIAFAVTVASLVVVIAVQGDH; translated from the exons ATGCAGAATGACGCGACCGGGCTCCTTCCGGCAACAAAGGACCAGTTGGAGATAAAGCAGGCAAATCCAGGTTCGATTCTCCAACTTGTTAAATCCGCTCTGGCTGCCAGCCAAGGATCTAGAGTTTCTTTCAATGCATCGTTGCAAAAGTCGCAATATGGCGGCGCACTGACGCCACTGACTGTCCCTCCTGCATCTCTCTGTCCTGCACCTGCTGCATTGCCCTTCGGTAAATTGTGCCGTGCCACTATAGACTCAGACTCCCTACTACAAAAGACCTTGCCCCGCGAAACACATCGAATCATGGCTCAACGAGCCGATACCTCGTCGTCACCCGCTGCGACGTCgcctgctgctcctcaacccctctCTCGAGAAGGACGAACCCTTCCAGGTCGCCAGCCGTTGATGAGGAAAAAGTCAGCCCAGGACCGGATCAATGAAATCCTAGAG GGCGCTCGAGAACGCGCTGAATCATATGGCCCGGACACGTCTCCCGGTAACCTCAGCCCACGGCTACAACCGCTGCTGGATTCATCGTTGCGCGGACTGAATTATCTTTCCAACAACGCTTCACCACGCACCGGTTCCCCGCGTCTGTCGCCGTCGATTCCGGAGGAGAATGGCGTCGGTAATATCGATGGCGCGGTGACAGCGCagccgcaacagcaacacatCCATTACTACAATGGCACGCAGACGAACCACTCGACGCGGAGGCGATCCACCCGACAGTCAGCCCAGGAGCAGGGCCGGTCGGCGTCGCAAGCTGATGATGGGACGACGGGGAGAAGAcatggcgaagaagaagaggaaggtggttgGAAGAAGACGTTGAAGTATTTCAAGAGCATAGAGCTCGAGAACAAGGGGAGTGTTGCGAGGGATCACTTGGCGTTGGAACGGACGTTCCTTGCCTGGTTGCGCACGTCATTGGCGTTTGCCTCGATTGGGATTGCGATTACTCAACTGTTTCGGCTGAACACTTCGTTGGCGGATGATGATCACCAGTCGTATACGCTGAGGCATTTGGGGAAGCCGCTGGGGTCGACGTTTTTGGCGGTTAGTATtttgattttgtttttggggtaTAATCGGTATTTGGAGAGCCAGGCGTGGGTGATTAAGGGGAAGTTTCCGGCGAGTAGGGGGACGATCATCCTGGTGTCGTTTATTGCCTTTGCGGTGACGGTGGCGAGTTTGGTTGTGGTTATTGCTGTGCAGGGGGATCATTGA
- a CDS encoding hypothetical protein (COG:L; BUSCO:EOG092617S2; EggNog:ENOG503NXAX) produces the protein MAIDIPTFASTQISLLAAELQAEVDETSMLVSLHSPTALQRAGVALTNLAVLSQRTGLGGKTVVEVGPDGAFSCSGDLPEHGIRSGDIVLLAEQPAASGKKREVKELERKGVKGVVTRVGRQGLGVAVEEDGEGEGVVVGGDRRVWIVKLADEVTWKRMNGTMEKMAKMAEGEYSYFMRVLFGLTTPSPVPEDLSKDEEVGEGKIKWFDTSLNESQKDAIRFALKSQEIALIHGPPGVSFLFFPCFFPFSFLYTNLPSKKTGKTHTLIELILQLLALNPNSRILVCGPSNISVDNIVERLSPHKIPLIRLGHPARLLPSVLNHSLDVLTRTSEAGAIVKDVRAEMDAKQASIRKTRSGKERKAIYADLKELRKEYRQREKKCVSDLVAKSKVVLATLHGSGGYQLRDEKFDVVIIDEASQALEAQCWVALLSAKKAICAGDHLQLPPTIKSSNSSSSSSFFSSSKTSSKTSSTSGEKKTAKTKKDTATSSTPPTIPKGATLETTLFDRLLSLHGPKIKRMLTTQYRMHESIMRFPSDELYEGKLIAAEGVKARLLNQLPDVRDVDETREPLVFIDTQGGDFPEKTEDEEEEEEKKKKGVTKRSLYGDSKRNEGEAMLVREHVRCLVEDGGVRAEDVAVVSPYNAQLALLAPLKEQYPGIELGSVDGFQGREKEAVIVTLVRSNSDGEVGFLAEKRRLNVAMTRPKRSLTVIGDSETVKKGSKFLKKWMEFLEENADLRYPDLASLTAAAAKA, from the exons ATGGCAATCGATATTCCCACCTTTGCCTCGACGCAGATTTCGCTTCTGGCGGCGGAGCTCCAAGCTGAAGTGGACGAGACGTCGATGCTAGTGTCGCTTCATAGCCCGACTGCTCTCCAGCGCGCGGGGGTTGCGCTGACGAACCTGGCGGTTTTGTCGCAGAggacggggttgggggggaagactgttgttgaggtgggGCCGGATGGTGCGTTTAGTTGTTCGGGTGATTTGCCCGAGCATGGGATTCGAAGTGGGGATATTGTCTTGCTGGCTGAGCAGCCGGCCGCCagtgggaagaagagggaggtgaaggagttgGAACGGAAGGGGGTTAAGGGGGTTGTGacgagggtggggaggcagggtttgggggttgctgttgaggaggatggggagggggagggggtggtggtggggggggataGGAGGGTTTGGATTGTCAAGTTGGCTGATGAGGTGAcgtggaagaggatgaatgggacgatggagaagatggccaagatggcggagggggagtacTCTTATTTTATGAGGGTTCTCTTTGGCCTGACCACACCCTCGCCTGTTCCAGAGGATTTGAGCAAGGATgaagaggtgggagaaggaaagATAAAGTGGTTTGATACCAGTTTGAACGAGTCGCAGAAGGATGCTATTAGGTTTGCGTTGAAGAGTCAGGAGATTGCTCTTATTCATGGCCCGCCGGGGGTAagtttcttgttttttccttgttttttccctttttcctttttatataCCAACTTACCCTCCAAAAAGACAGGGAAAACCCACACCCTAATCGAACTaatcctccaactccttgccctcaaccccaactcccgcATCCTCGTCTGCGGCCCCTCCAATATCTCGGTAGACAACATCGTTGAGCGCCTCTCGCCGCACAAAATCCCCTTGATCCGCCTCGGCCACCCCGCCCGTTTGCTGCCCTCCGTCCTGAACCACTCTCTCGACGTCTTGACTCGCACCAGCGAGGCGGGGGCCATCGTCAAGGACGTCAGGGCCGAAATGGACGCCAAGCAAGCGTCTATTCGAAAAACCCGCTccgggaaggagaggaaggccaTCTACGCTGATTTGAAGGAGTTGCGCAAGGAGTATAGACAACGAGAGAAAAAGTGCGTGAGTGATCTCGTTGCCAAAAGCAAAGTCGTGCTCGCAACGCTTCATGGCTCAGGGGGGTACCAGTTACGAGACGAAAAGTTTGACGTGGTGATTATTGACGAGGCGTCgcaggcgttggaggcgcAGTGTTGGGTTGCGTTGCTGTCGGCTAAGAAGGCAATCTGTGCTGGTGATCATTTGCAGTTGCCGCCGACTATCAAAAGCTCgaactcttcttcttcttcttcttttttttcttcttcaaagaCTTCTTCAAAGACTTCTTCTACCtctggggagaagaagactgcAAAGACCAAGAAAGACACCGCCACGAGCAGTACCCCCCCAACTATCCCGAAAGGTGCCACGTTGGAAACGACATTGTTCGACAggctcctctccctccacggGCCCAAGATCAAAAGGATGCTCACCACCCAGTACCGGATGCACGAATCTATCATGCGGTTCCCTTCTGATGAGCTATATGAAGGGAAGCTGATTGCTGCGGAGGGGGTCAAGGCTAGGTTGTTGAACCAGCTGCCTGATGTGAgggatgttgatgagacgAGGGAGCCGTTGGTCTTCATTGATACCCAGGGCGGGGATTTTCCGGAGAAgaccgaggatgaggaggaggaggaggagaagaagaagaagggagtGACGAAGAGGAGTTTGTATGGGGATAGTAAGAGGAatgagggggaggcgatgttggtgagggagcaCGTGAGATGTTTGGTGGAGGACGGGGGGGTGAGGGCCGAGGATGTGGCGGTTGTTAGTCCGTATAATGCGCAG CTCGCCCTCCTGGCCCCCCTCAAAGAGCAATACCCCGGCATAGAACTCGGCTCAGTCGACGGGTTCCAAGGCCGGGAAAAAGAAGCAGTGATCGTCACGCTTGTGCGAAGCAACTCGGACGGAGAGGTCGGTTTCCTTGCCGAGAAGAGAAGACTCAACG TGGCCATGACACGGCCAAAGAGGTCGTTGACTGTGATTGGGGATTCGGAGACGGTCAAGAA AGGCAGCAAATTCCTCAAAAAGTGGATGGAGTTCTTGGAAGAGAATGCAGACTTGCGCTATCCGGACCTTGCTTCTCtcacggctgctgctgcgaaggCATGA